AACAATATTGACCCAAGTAAACGTATTAAACATAAACTTACTTTCGTACTTCGGTTGATTTAAATCGAAAATGTAAAGGTAATAGCTCATCTGATTGTATAGTTGCGTTTCCGTGTACTGTAATAAGAATTACGTCCAAGTGGATGAGTTTCGCTCCGCTAAACGTGAAAACTTAACATTTGCCCTAACGATCAGACTTCTAAATTCTTAATTATAGAAGAAGGTCGGGGACTCACTGTTCTGAACATGATGCACTTTTGACACAAACTGCACACTGGATGTCCTCCGAAGAACTGCTGGGGGACTCTTCGGATTCTGTTGGAACATGCTGGATCCTCGCACTCCATCCAACCCTCGTAATATGTTTGGATAGCTTCCCTGATGGCTAACTGCAATCGATTCTGAATAGCTTGCCAGTATTGCCAAGGAGCCATATTACAATCAATATTTGGACACCTAGATAACATTGGTACTATTCCGGCAGGCTGCAAACCATAAGGTCAAGTTCATCGACGGATatgtttgatgaaaaataatcaggtTTACCGTTCTAGTGAAAGCTCCGTCCATGGTTATCGGCGTTCGACACGTTTGGTTCAGGCATAGAAACTTCAGAGGAGTACAATATTTAAACTTCCTCGCATCTATCGCTGGTGAATCATCTTCGGACTTGTTGTACTGGTTGGATTTATACTTTTCCGGCAACCCTACAAATATAAGGCAATTTTTGACAACTCATAGAGCACACCAACGAACCGTTGGTAAACAGCGACTCGAATCAAACTTGACATGGACCTAGATGTTGCGCAATCAAGACATTGTCTATGCCTTCGATTGGTTCGCACAGTCGTATGATCACCGGAAAAAGTTGACTCTGCAAATAGTAGTTTGCATCTACTTTCAAAGTCTCGCTATTCTTCAACTCGTCTACGTGATAGGCCCTATCCGATGCAGACTTGCTAGTCCCATCctacaaaataaaatacactAATTAATATTGATGCCCCAAAAATCATTCGCTGTTAGGCAAAGCGCTCCTTTGAGTCGAGTGAATTACCTCGCAGATTATGTACGGCACTATGTCACCAGTTTTCCACTTACGTCCACCCCTCTGGTTCAGCTGCAGGGCAACCTTGACATGAATAGGCATTGTGTCCGAGTACTTTTCCGGATCCTTTGACAACTGTTTTGTTATAACCAGCGCGGAAAGTGGCACATTTCCCTCTTTTAGCGTTTTTGAAACAGTTTGCAAGAGTTTATAAATGTTTTCTAGCCTTGTTTCGAACGGCTGATCACAGAACACTTGTGTTAACACATTTCTGAAAAGTGACGTTGCTGTAGGTgatgtgtatttttttcattttctctcatttcgtcACTCACTGTCCGATAAAAGGTCTTGCAAAACTAATGGAATATCGCAGATGAAGATCTCACCTTCCAAGTTCGCACGCCAATTGACACCAGTCTCTTCTCACTATGTCGAGACCCTTGAGCTCCTGAGTCATTTCGAATTTGCCATTGGATAACTTATTCATTACGACGGCggcgtacttttttttttgctgtaaTAAGAGGTACCTGAACACGCCGTCGATATCCAGCTCAACTCTTTGGTATAACTTGTTGATTTGTTGTCTGATCTATAAAGATCCGAAGCGAGAGTTAATTTGCGTTAGTGTTGCAAGTATCTACGAGTATACGATCTCGTGATTCCAGTTAGCCTCACTCACTTTTTTACCAATCGCGAATGCCTGTTCGTAATCCAAAGTATTGGTGTTGATCATAATGGAATCGGTGTCTCCGTAAATCACTTGGTAACCTAGACTCTCTACCAAATTTTTCGTGTTCACCAAAATTTCTCGCCCCTTCGCTAAAATGGTCGCGACAGGAACCGCagaattatcaataaataaattaacggtAACAAGCccggaaatgaaatttccggTAATACAAGCATGACAATTTAATAACCATGTACCTGTAACTAAGGCAGCCAGTCTCTTGGCATAGAATCGAGAATACGTAGCCCCCAAGCAACCGTACATAGAATTAGCGGTGAGTTTCAGAGCCAATTGTCTCGTATTATATTGCAATTTTAATTCGGGAGAAATGTTGGGTGTCTTCATTAGGTTTTTCACTTGGACACGACTCTCGACCAGTTTTTTGATTTCCGTTGGTATGATGCCAGGCTCAAGGCTTGTTTCTGGAACGCTGGGATcctaaaattaataataattgacaaaCATTTAGGTCATCAATAATCTAATGCCATAGATATCCGAACCCCCTTACCGTATCGTCACTGTGTGCAGCTCCGGCAATAGTGGTAAAGCATATGTTATATTCTTGAATAATACTAGGGTAGAGCGAATTGAAGTCCATTAGCAAAATCAATGTATCGTAGAACCCTTTTTTAGGTTCCAAAACTAAGCCACCTGTATAGGCTgccttttttttaccatcacTTCCATCTAGAAGCAAACGTTACTTTGATAAAGAACGTACTCATCGTCAGTCCGTTATTCCTGTTTACGGATAGATACGTTCTCACTAAGAATCCGTTCTCCGACGGTATTCCTTTACCTTCTTTCGCGGTTGATTTGTTCGTTTTCGCGCGTTTATCCGGTGCAATGTAACCCTTTTCATAAAAGGCATGCAATAAAAGAAACTCGTTTCTTTCCGCTCGACCAGCCGTGAGAGTTCTCGAAAGGACATTTCCTGTACAAAAGGATATCGAAACTTATTACttaatgaaatattcacgAATGTATGTTTGCTAGTAGTTGGTGCTCTTCTCATTTATGCGTACCAGCGAGACATGTGATTTGTAGTGCCAGAGGCATGACGTTTAGTTCCAACATTATCGTGACAATGTCTGATGCACCTTTCATGATCAGTTGCACAAGTGTAACGAGTTTCTCAAGACTTGCGTAGTATTTGATAGTCTCTTCGGGTTTCACTTCTTTGCACTCTCCCTCGTTTTTCTTCAGAACCTGACCCCAGAGATTTGAATCGTGATTTTGAAGAGTTGACAACTTTTTACATTCGATATACTTACGTTTGTACACAGTGTTGGCAAATCGTAACTTCTGACTTTCAAGTTCAATTCCTTAGCAGAGGTTTGAATATCGCAAAGAAGACGACCACTCATTACTTGACCCAATAGGACTTGACCctttaaaagaaaattactcCGTTTTTTAGGTCAACAAACAGCAGGGGAATCCATGGAAAATTAAGGCAAAAATTTGTTACAACGATTCACCCGACACTTATGAGATGTCCCCTACCTTGAAAACAGGAGGCAGACTCCTTCTCAGTCTTCCTACTCTGCTCCAGTTTGAGACCCTTAAATTGAACATTCTATGCAGCATAACGTCAAACTGGAACTTGGTGTCATAGCCGACCAACAAGTCAGGATCACACGTAACCAGTCTATGCAATAGCTTTTCCAGCAGGCTTCTCTCATTGTCGCAATATATTATCTCTGTCTGAGCACTTTTCTGCAGTAGATCTTTAGAAACCATGACCCATGGTGCATCTTCCGGTCGAGTGACCACTGCACAACGTATACTCATTAATTGATTCGTTTGAATAGAAGATGTACCAATTGGTAGCTACGTATAAAAAGGAGGGACTCACGGCAGAAATGTTGGTTAAAAGGCAGCTTTGGTGTAGGCTTATCAATATGATATTTATGATTCAGCAAAACTCCAATCATCGCAATTTCGTTTCGGTGTGATTTTGTATTGAAAGTTGTTTGTACGTTTATAGTTGCCACCACTAAAGGAGGTGGTGGTGTGCCGTGTGCATTCAATGTCAATGATATGTAATCACACTTTACGCAATCTATCTGGAAGGGAATGACAATGATAACAGATGATACAATGGTCATCGGTACAGTATTTCCTGTTTAAAGCGGTTACGAGCGTTTTGATTTACCTCAATCTTACACCAACTAACAGGATTTTTGGCCACGATCGCACATCTTACATCCAGCCAGCACGGTCCTTTGATTCTTTGTTCTATAAGAAGCAACTCTAAAGCATTGTCAGATGTGCCGAAAACATGTTCAATCGCAGCGCCGCTATAGTTAGCTGATATCGCTCGATCTTCGGCTGGATATCTGACTTCCATATACTCGGACGTCTTGGGCACATCCTTAACATCGAATGCATAACTTTTCGTAACTGTACGAGAGCGAAAACTCTTGATACCAATTGCATTGGCATGCTCGTTGAATTCCTTGTAAACGTCCATCATTGAGGTCAACTTCGGTTCTGACTCCGAGTCACCATCTTTAGGTTTGAcctgaaattttacgattgaGCGCGTCGAATCACACGAAAAACGAGGTGGTGTTATTCTTTTCTATCAGACCATAACTTACATATTTCCTTGGAAAAAGATAGATTCTTCTGTCAACGTTTGTTATTCTGACGCAGCAAGAGACAAAAGCATTGGCTGAATCGACAAAGACTTTTCCAAACAAGTAAACAATTCCAGGCTGCTTGTAGGGATCTTCAAACGCGTCCCAATAGTAGAATCTAAACACCTTTTCACCTTTCTCGTTTGTGTGCAGTGGTAAATTTCCTTTATCGACCGATACCTCAACTTCGGCTATTTGCTCACCAAATGCATCATCCCACACCTCATTTAACATTTCGAAATCTTCTACAATTTGTTCGGATGCTTTGGTTTCCTTTGAGTCCTCAATGTCAAAATATGAAAGCTAGAATGTGGATTATTTCACAGTTCTATAATTTATAGTAATGCATATCGACTAACGAGACTCATGAACAATAAAGAATTACACAAGATAGAAACCATGGCTGAAGCCAGTGTAGTCAACTTACATCTTTGATGCTGTGGCTGATATCTTTCTCAGTACCGCCCATGGTCTGTTCAATGGTATCGTGTACTGCAGGTTTGTCAACTGGTAGCTTACTCTGTTCGCTATGAGTTACTGTTTCGGTATCACTAGTGTCGTCGATGTCTTGGGTAGCACTGGTAGTTGCTTGTACaagtttttcttctgttaCAGATTGTTTTATATTGCCTTTCTTCTCGATGTTTCTCTCTTGCTGAAATAATTCTTCATCGTCACTGCTGTTGTCTATTTGTTGACTTCCAGCAGCGTCATTGATGAGAAACTTAGATGTTTTAGATGTTTCTGGTTTTGTTTGGGTGTACCTAATGGTCAATGGAAAATATGAACACATCGAAAGTACACAAAAATTCATATGGATACCTATATCGGCATCAGTTTAACTCACGGTAAGTTAGCTTTAGGTGCAACTAAGAATTTGTTAGATTGGCGTATCTTCTGAGTCTGGGCTTCTGGTTTTGCATCTCTTAGTTCGGCTATAAGATCTTTTAGcatatcatcgtcgtcaagCTTATATTCACTGTCCTTCTTTGCTGACATACCCATGAGCATGCTACTTATGTTCCCTTGGTCTTTGACCCTGGATTTATCCTTCCGTGgtcccgatttttttatttttggggGATGTTGTATGCTTGCGCTATCCAAATCATCGTCAAATATGTCTCTACCATCCTCAACATAACCACTCCCATCTGTAAGAGATAGATAAAACCACATCGCGttgattgaacaatttttaaatcagGAGTGAAAGAGACTTAGTTTATCATGTCACCATCATCGACAATCCAGTCGTCATCTTGTCGTCGTAAAACTCTTTTACTGTACTCCTGCTCATCTACTTCTTCATAGACATTATCCACAGCGTCTATTTCGTACTTATTCTTGCTTCCTTTCAACTGTTTCAGTTTTTCCAAGGCTGAAATGCGGCCCTTTTTATCAATCTTCTGCCGCTTTGCCCGACCTGAGGATGGTGCTGGAATTTAACAAACCCTTGGTCAGTCTTCAACTATCGAATAAATACGGGAGAAACTCTACATTGCAACTCTGTGTTAAAACCCAGGTTATCCTGAACAACCGGTGTACTTGAATCACATGCCACGAAAGTATAAGCATTGTGACAgtctaattgtaaaaaatatggctcATTTATTTAGGACTATAGGACCACGTTAAAATACTTACAAGCGGGCTCAATCATTCTGCGGAGGTGAGGGAACAATGGTTGGCGAAAACTATCAACAGAACACGGAATAGTAATGAGTAATGAGGCAACGTTTGTTCCGCACCAGAAACGAGTGGGTTAACGATTCATCTTTTGAATGATAACAAAAAGCAGTAACCCATTCCGAGCTATCTCAAAAATACGCGAATGAAAGTAGCGAAAAGAATCACTACGGTACCAGACCCAGTTTTGGCGCGAATATAAGTATACAGCAGAAAGCGTCTGGCACCGTTTCCAGAACGACAAGAGCAAGCGCGGAGTATTTTCAGGATTTTAACCAATCACAGATCAAGTCTAGCGATTCTTTTGGGATTATATTGAAACTCGAACATCGAGCCTTCGACCAGGGTATAGCCCGTGTAGGCTGGAATAGTTTTTCTCATCAGCTAGTCGAGACCCAACCAAAAAGTCAACTGTTCCGGCGACCGTTGAGGTATGTTCTTCGTCATGATATATCCTGTACTCCATTATGCATGATAATCAATCCGTTGCTGGACAGATCGCAAAATTGTTGATCCCCCTTTGCTGCTGGCAAACTTTCTCTAGGTTAAGCCAACCGTTATTGTTTGAGATCATATACCAAGGTTCAGAAATTTAAAACCGTTACTACCGTTTTCTGTTATTCCAGAAAGTGGTATACGTACTTTAGGTCTTTGCCCAACTTTTTCCTATTACTAGTGCAATTTCCATCCTTTGTCATAACGATTTCATCCAATTTACCATAGAACATAGTTCATCGGAATGATTTTTGAGCTTACGATTCGCCTGAAAAATGAGCAAGTTCAGAGGAAAACCTCCCAATATTATTGTCACTAATTTGTTTCTTCCATCCACAGGCGAAATGTCAAAAGCTCACAGTCCTACTCGATTCAATGGCGAAGCAGATAGCTTCTATGACTCTAATTTTACCTTAGACATAAACAATCGAATGAGGGTTCCCAAAAGTATAAGAGTCAGTGAAGATTTTACAGATGAGACTGTTAGTGGCACAAATGGGTCATCTTGGCACCAGAAACttgccgatgaaaaatttgaaatgaatgTACCAGATAGAATCCTTGTCGCAGGTGAGTTACCGCTTTATATGCTACTGTTTGCTGGATAAAGATGATTATAAACAATTAGAAATGTCTTGCCAaagagatttaaaaaattgaccaaAACTTGTACCGCTCATTGCATGGAGGCTTATTTATAGAACACTGATTGCTGCACTTTGGGAATTGTATAAATAGTCCTTCCAAAGCTGATTTTAGGCTTGTCCCACTCTTTCGAATTTTGCATAGTCATTTCTCTGCATCAGGTGTCTGATTTTATTGTCAGTgaagtagaaaaagagaaaacaaccATGTCTTTATTTCGATTGGGAAAATAAAGCTGTTCGTTCAACTATTGATTGTAATCAGTggtcaataatttatttcaaatcccTGAATTCTATTGTTTTATGCAGGGCAAGGTCAACACGTAGCAACTAAAGCACCACCCAGAGAAATCATTCTTGAAAATTCCATCATGCCACCGGAACCGGGAATGGTCAGAGTACAGGTTGGCATTCGTTCTTCAATTGATATAATTTCGTTGAGGTGACGGAGAACCCtatgcaaataataattattttcagacacCACCGCGTGTTCTGACGCTGGATGACCACTTTTTTCCAGCAGTCGACGAGGAGGATCTAACTGAATTTGCAGACCAAAGAGTTGATCCACGATCCACAGTACCTAGATCACATGTTCGATATGACGCCCAATCCCAATCTCAGATTGTTAGACATGCTAGGTTCATAATTTTTCCGCAAACAATTCAATGCATAATTACAACATTTCTTCGACGATCGATAATTCTTATTATAATTTCAGGGAAGAAACTCCATCATTCAACGCCTTGGATGTATCTTTACCACCATCGGAAGAGATCCAACATCTGCGTCGGCAAGTTGCAAGGTTGACACGGCGGATTTTGGCTGTTGAAGTAGAGGCACAGCAGCGCCAACAGCGT
This region of Athalia rosae chromosome 7, iyAthRosa1.1, whole genome shotgun sequence genomic DNA includes:
- the LOC105683269 gene encoding DNA polymerase alpha catalytic subunit isoform X2 encodes the protein MIEPASPSSGRAKRQKIDKKGRISALEKLKQLKGSKNKYEIDAVDNVYEEVDEQEYSKRVLRRQDDDWIVDDDGSGYVEDGRDIFDDDLDSASIQHPPKIKKSGPRKDKSRVKDQGNISSMLMGMSAKKDSEYKLDDDDMLKDLIAELRDAKPEAQTQKIRQSNKFLVAPKANLPYTQTKPETSKTSKFLINDAAGSQQIDNSSDDEELFQQERNIEKKGNIKQSVTEEKLVQATTSATQDIDDTSDTETVTHSEQSKLPVDKPAVHDTIEQTMGGTEKDISHSIKDLSYFDIEDSKETKASEQIVEDFEMLNEVWDDAFGEQIAEVEVSVDKGNLPLHTNEKGEKVFRFYYWDAFEDPYKQPGIVYLFGKVFVDSANAFVSCCVRITNVDRRIYLFPRKYVKPKDGDSESEPKLTSMMDVYKEFNEHANAIGIKSFRSRTVTKSYAFDVKDVPKTSEYMEVRYPAEDRAISANYSGAAIEHVFGTSDNALELLLIEQRIKGPCWLDVRCAIVAKNPVSWCKIEIDCVKCDYISLTLNAHGTPPPPLVVATINVQTTFNTKSHRNEIAMIGVLLNHKYHIDKPTPKLPFNQHFCLVTRPEDAPWVMVSKDLLQKSAQTEIIYCDNERSLLEKLLHRLVTCDPDLLVGYDTKFQFDVMLHRMFNLRVSNWSRVGRLRRSLPPVFKGQVLLGQVMSGRLLCDIQTSAKELNLKVRSYDLPTLCTNVLKKNEGECKEVKPEETIKYYASLEKLVTLVQLIMKGASDIVTIMLELNVMPLALQITCLAGNVLSRTLTAGRAERNEFLLLHAFYEKGYIAPDKRAKTNKSTAKEDGSDGKKKAAYTGGLVLEPKKGFYDTLILLMDFNSLYPSIIQEYNICFTTIAGAAHSDDTDPSVPETSLEPGIIPTEIKKLVESRVQVKNLMKTPNISPELKLQYNTRQLALKLTANSMYGCLGATYSRFYAKRLAALVTAKGREILVNTKNLVESLGYQVIYGDTDSIMINTNTLDYEQAFAIGKKIRQQINKLYQRVELDIDGVFRYLLLQQKKKYAAVVMNKLSNGKFEMTQELKGLDIVRRDWCQLACELGRNVLTQVFCDQPFETRLENIYKLLQTVSKTLKEGNVPLSALVITKQLSKDPEKYSDTMPIHVKVALQLNQRGGRKWKTGDIVPYIICEDGTSKSASDRAYHVDELKNSETLKVDANYYLQSQLFPVIIRLCEPIEGIDNVLIAQHLGLPEKYKSNQYNKSEDDSPAIDARKFKYCTPLKFLCLNQTCRTPITMDGAFTRTPAGIVPMLSRCPNIDCNMAPWQYWQAIQNRLQLAIREAIQTYYEGWMECEDPACSNRIRRVPQQFFGGHPVCSLCQKCIMFRTYTETQLYNQMSYYLYIFDLNQPKYENLVSQLSADVRHAYNTLKEFVEKQLQSSAYANVDLTRVFSYLDSNWTKTKVLQDQRRLAHILFSDEPPSPIRCTTLDFTSEFLDGQEDVDLSD
- the LOC105683269 gene encoding DNA polymerase alpha catalytic subunit isoform X3, which produces MIEPASPSSGRAKRQKIDKKGRISALEKLKQLKGSKNKYEIDAVDNVYEEVDEQEYSKRVLRRQDDDWIVDDDGSGYVEDGRDIFDDDLDSASIQHPPKIKKSGPRKDKSRVKDQGNISSMLMGMSAKKDSEYKLDDDDMLKDLIAELRDAKPEAQTQKIRQSNKFLVAPKANLPYTQTKPETSKTSKFLINDAAGSQQIDNSSDDEELFQQERNIEKKGNIKQSVTEEKLVQATTSATQDIDDTSDTETVTHSEQSKLPVDKPAVHDTIEQTMGGTEKDISHSIKDLSYFDIEDSKETKASEQIVEDFEMLNEVWDDAFGEQIAEVEVSVDKGNLPLHTNEKGEKVFRFYYWDAFEDPYKQPGIVYLFGKVFVDSANAFVSCCVRITNVDRRIYLFPRKYVKPKDGDSESEPKLTSMMDVYKEFNEHANAIGIKSFRSRTVTKSYAFDVKDVPKTSEYMEVRYPAEDRAISANYSGAAIEHVFGTSDNALELLLIEQRIKGPCWLDVRCAIVAKNPVSWCKIEIDCVKCDYISLTLNAHGTPPPPLVVATINVQTTFNTKSHRNEIAMIGVLLNHKYHIDKPTPKLPFNQHFCLVTRPEDAPWVMVSKDLLQKSAQTEIIYCDNERSLLEKLLHRLVTCDPDLLVGYDTKFQFDVMLHRMFNLRVSNWSRVGRLRRSLPPVFKGQVLLGQVMSGRLLCDIQTSAKELNLKVRSYDLPTLCTNVLKKNEGECKEVKPEETIKYYASLEKLVTLVQLIMKGASDIVTIMLELNVMPLALQITCLAGNVLSRTLTAGRAERNEFLLLHAFYEKGYIAPDKRAKTNKSTAKEDGSDGKKKAAYTGGLVLEPKKGFYDTLILLMDFNSLYPSIIQEYNICFTTIAGAAHSDDTDPSVPETSLEPGIIPTEIKKLVESRVQVKNLMKTPNISPELKLQYNTRQLALKLTANSMYGCLGATYSRFYAKRLAALVTGTWLLNCHACITGNFISGLVTVNLFIDNSAVPVATILAKGREILVNTKNLVESLGYQVIYGDTDSIMINTNTLDYEQAFAIGKKIRQQINKLYQRVELDIDGVFRYLLLQQKKKYAAVVMNKLSNGKFEMTQELKGLDIVRRDWCQLACELGRNVLTQVFCDQPFETRLENIYKLLQTVSKTLKEGNVPLSALVITKQLSKDPEKYSDTMPIHVKVALQLNQRGGRWD
- the LOC105683269 gene encoding DNA polymerase alpha catalytic subunit isoform X1; amino-acid sequence: MIEPASPSSGRAKRQKIDKKGRISALEKLKQLKGSKNKYEIDAVDNVYEEVDEQEYSKRVLRRQDDDWIVDDDGSGYVEDGRDIFDDDLDSASIQHPPKIKKSGPRKDKSRVKDQGNISSMLMGMSAKKDSEYKLDDDDMLKDLIAELRDAKPEAQTQKIRQSNKFLVAPKANLPYTQTKPETSKTSKFLINDAAGSQQIDNSSDDEELFQQERNIEKKGNIKQSVTEEKLVQATTSATQDIDDTSDTETVTHSEQSKLPVDKPAVHDTIEQTMGGTEKDISHSIKDLSYFDIEDSKETKASEQIVEDFEMLNEVWDDAFGEQIAEVEVSVDKGNLPLHTNEKGEKVFRFYYWDAFEDPYKQPGIVYLFGKVFVDSANAFVSCCVRITNVDRRIYLFPRKYVKPKDGDSESEPKLTSMMDVYKEFNEHANAIGIKSFRSRTVTKSYAFDVKDVPKTSEYMEVRYPAEDRAISANYSGAAIEHVFGTSDNALELLLIEQRIKGPCWLDVRCAIVAKNPVSWCKIEIDCVKCDYISLTLNAHGTPPPPLVVATINVQTTFNTKSHRNEIAMIGVLLNHKYHIDKPTPKLPFNQHFCLVTRPEDAPWVMVSKDLLQKSAQTEIIYCDNERSLLEKLLHRLVTCDPDLLVGYDTKFQFDVMLHRMFNLRVSNWSRVGRLRRSLPPVFKGQVLLGQVMSGRLLCDIQTSAKELNLKVRSYDLPTLCTNVLKKNEGECKEVKPEETIKYYASLEKLVTLVQLIMKGASDIVTIMLELNVMPLALQITCLAGNVLSRTLTAGRAERNEFLLLHAFYEKGYIAPDKRAKTNKSTAKEDGSDGKKKAAYTGGLVLEPKKGFYDTLILLMDFNSLYPSIIQEYNICFTTIAGAAHSDDTDPSVPETSLEPGIIPTEIKKLVESRVQVKNLMKTPNISPELKLQYNTRQLALKLTANSMYGCLGATYSRFYAKRLAALVTGTWLLNCHACITGNFISGLVTVNLFIDNSAVPVATILAKGREILVNTKNLVESLGYQVIYGDTDSIMINTNTLDYEQAFAIGKKIRQQINKLYQRVELDIDGVFRYLLLQQKKKYAAVVMNKLSNGKFEMTQELKGLDIVRRDWCQLACELGRNVLTQVFCDQPFETRLENIYKLLQTVSKTLKEGNVPLSALVITKQLSKDPEKYSDTMPIHVKVALQLNQRGGRKWKTGDIVPYIICEDGTSKSASDRAYHVDELKNSETLKVDANYYLQSQLFPVIIRLCEPIEGIDNVLIAQHLGLPEKYKSNQYNKSEDDSPAIDARKFKYCTPLKFLCLNQTCRTPITMDGAFTRTPAGIVPMLSRCPNIDCNMAPWQYWQAIQNRLQLAIREAIQTYYEGWMECEDPACSNRIRRVPQQFFGGHPVCSLCQKCIMFRTYTETQLYNQMSYYLYIFDLNQPKYENLVSQLSADVRHAYNTLKEFVEKQLQSSAYANVDLTRVFSYLDSNWTKTKVLQDQRRLAHILFSDEPPSPIRCTTLDFTSEFLDGQEDVDLSD
- the LOC105683274 gene encoding transport and Golgi organization protein 11 — its product is MSKAHSPTRFNGEADSFYDSNFTLDINNRMRVPKSIRVSEDFTDETVSGTNGSSWHQKLADEKFEMNVPDRILVAGQGQHVATKAPPREIILENSIMPPEPGMVRVQTPPRVLTLDDHFFPAVDEEDLTEFADQRVDPRSTVPRSHVRYDAQSQSQIVRHAREETPSFNALDVSLPPSEEIQHLRRQVARLTRRILAVEVEAQQRQQRDKILYAAAVACFFLKTFFWLTRN